The Candidatus Neomarinimicrobiota bacterium sequence AAAAAAGCCAAAATTGACCACACCAGAAATGATACCCTCAAAAGATTGGCCCATTCGTTCTCCCAGCCAGCGCAACTGCTTCATTTTGATATATTCTCGTTCTGCTGATAAAGCCTGAAGTTCTGCTTGATTGGAGAAGTTAACTGCTTTTTCCATCATTTCATGCCAATCCGATTTCGGTTCAAATGATTGGTCGCAGACCATTTTAATCATACGGTGAACCATCAAATCGGGATAGCGGCGAATGGGTGATGTAAAGTGGGTATAATGGTCAAATGCCAATCCGAAGTGTCCTGCATTAGTCATGCCATACTCAGCTTTACTCATGGTTCTGAGCGCTACCGTTTCGATCAAAGATCGATATGGTGAATCTTCTACATGTTTCAGAACATTTTTAATATCATTGGGCGACAGTTCACCTTGGGGAATTGGAATATCAAGATGCAATAATTTCAGAAGGTTAATAAATCGTTCCACTTTCAGATTGTCCGGTTTGGGGTGGACGCGATAAACAAATGGATATTTCTTCGGTAGTAATTTTGGAATTTCTGCCGCCACCAGTTGATTGGCTAAAAGCATACATTCTTCCACGATGCGATGGGATTCCATCCGTTCGCTAGGACGAATTTCATGGGGTATGCCTTTTTCGCCCATTTCAAAAATGGGTTCAGGAATATCAAAATCTATACTCCCCGCATCAGACCGATTTTTGAAAAGCTGTTTTGCCAATCGCTTGAGCATAATGATTTCATTCTTTGCGGAATGACTTGTTTTGCCATCAACAATATCCTGAACATCTTGATAAGTGAATCGCGCTTTACTGTTAATCACCGTGGGCAAAATTTCTGTTTCTAACACATTAAAGTTTTTGTCCATTTTTATGATAGCCGAAACAGCGAGGCGATCTACGTTGGGTTTGAGCGAACAAAGATTAGCAGATAGTTCCTCGGGTAGCATGTGGACCACACCTTCGGTAAAATAGACCGATGTAGCGCGAATAATGGCCTCTCTATCGATAGGTGAATTGGGTGTTACGAAATGACTCACATCCGCAATATGGACGCCCAAAACATAACCATCCCGATTTTGCTTAATCGAAATAGCATCATCAAAATCTTTTGCATCCACCGGGTCGATAGTAAAACTGTTCCATTGTCTCAAATCTCGTCGATTAGGTACTTCTTTTTCGATAGATTTTTGACTGAAATTATGAACCGCTTGATTCACCTTCCCCGGGAATTCCTGGGTATAATCATACTTATTGAGGATCATTTTCATATCATTGGATGGATCTTCCGCTTTACCAATGACAGTCACCAATTCAGCAATAATGGGGTCAAAGGCATTACCCCAATCCTTAACCTTCGCTTTTACAATTTGACCTTCGCCCAAATCTTTTTTCGCTTTAATAAGCCGAATTCCCCGACCAGGGTTAACAGGCGAAATTTCCATAAACAGTTTTCCAGCATAACGATAGGTTATACCAATGAATTGATCAGATCCCCGTTCCAGCACTTTTTCAATTCGACCTTTTAATCCTTGGGGTCCTTGATTCTTTTTCAACTTTACCTGAACGCGATCTTTATGAATGGCATCCGCCATGGATCGTCGGCCGATGAAAATATCTTCTGAATCATCTTCGGTTATAACAAAACCGAAGCCCTTTTGAGTGACGGTCAATACGCCCTCTATTTTGTTAGGTTGCCTCGGCAACCCATAATGTTTTCCTTTAATGAGATTTATCTCCCCTTTTTTTACCATTTCTTTCAGAAGGATTTTAACAGCACCAACTTCGCCCTGCTTTACCTTCATCCTATGGAGTATTTCTTTTTGCCGGAATAACTTTCCGGGGTTTTGATTAAATATGGCTAATAGTTTTTTACGCATTATAATTCCGAACTGAATTTAAGATGAATTTTTCCTCCGGACGACCCCTCAGAAAATCCGATTGCAATATCCAAAGTGAAAGTTCCATTGTGTTGGCGAAAGCCCATACCGTATCCAGCCTTTATTGTTGAAAAGGACTTACCGAATAATGGCTCCGACTTTTGCACATCATTGTAAACCACGTCCTTAGAATCATTAAAACCGGACACTGGTTTATCCATAAACAGGAATAATTGTGATT is a genomic window containing:
- the rnr gene encoding ribonuclease R, which codes for MRKKLLAIFNQNPGKLFRQKEILHRMKVKQGEVGAVKILLKEMVKKGEINLIKGKHYGLPRQPNKIEGVLTVTQKGFGFVITEDDSEDIFIGRRSMADAIHKDRVQVKLKKNQGPQGLKGRIEKVLERGSDQFIGITYRYAGKLFMEISPVNPGRGIRLIKAKKDLGEGQIVKAKVKDWGNAFDPIIAELVTVIGKAEDPSNDMKMILNKYDYTQEFPGKVNQAVHNFSQKSIEKEVPNRRDLRQWNSFTIDPVDAKDFDDAISIKQNRDGYVLGVHIADVSHFVTPNSPIDREAIIRATSVYFTEGVVHMLPEELSANLCSLKPNVDRLAVSAIIKMDKNFNVLETEILPTVINSKARFTYQDVQDIVDGKTSHSAKNEIIMLKRLAKQLFKNRSDAGSIDFDIPEPIFEMGEKGIPHEIRPSERMESHRIVEECMLLANQLVAAEIPKLLPKKYPFVYRVHPKPDNLKVERFINLLKLLHLDIPIPQGELSPNDIKNVLKHVEDSPYRSLIETVALRTMSKAEYGMTNAGHFGLAFDHYTHFTSPIRRYPDLMVHRMIKMVCDQSFEPKSDWHEMMEKAVNFSNQAELQALSAEREYIKMKQLRWLGERMGQSFEGIISGVVNFGFFVGLDLSLAEGLVHTETLEGDEYSYDPDHYCLRGRKYKKEFRLGDRVKVKLLDVLFDKQRANFVLDNG